In Candidatus Poribacteria bacterium, the following are encoded in one genomic region:
- a CDS encoding phytanoyl-CoA dioxygenase family protein has product MDTITDLNEAAIFTPEHKEFVENNGYLLIRNALPSDVVAEIDTAVDEVYAKEKAAGRLEAGGKLNLRNCITHHEAFLQLLDWQKTAPLAYGVLNWNVQMITSHLIVLPPKEEPPPEVKNRIGLHRDGGTSHGEMQEPHPRIMLKIAYAISDQSDPASGATVLVPGSNRLTGRPPLDPDTGRARGAISMNVNAGDAFLFEQRTWHGIGHNWSSMPRKTIFMGYAYRWVKPMDYITMPDELVAKCNPIQKQLIGVVSDPLSYYLPKEQDVPLRALLDGQG; this is encoded by the coding sequence CATAAGAAATGCCTTACCCTCCGATGTCGTCGCGGAAATTGATACTGCCGTTGACGAGGTTTATGCGAAAGAGAAAGCCGCAGGTAGACTTGAAGCTGGCGGCAAACTAAACCTCCGTAACTGCATCACGCACCACGAAGCATTCCTCCAACTTCTTGACTGGCAAAAAACGGCGCCCCTCGCCTACGGGGTTCTCAATTGGAACGTCCAGATGATTACATCTCACCTCATTGTACTCCCCCCAAAAGAGGAACCACCGCCTGAGGTGAAGAACCGTATCGGCTTGCACCGCGACGGTGGCACGTCACATGGCGAGATGCAGGAACCCCACCCTCGCATCATGCTCAAGATTGCTTACGCTATTAGTGACCAGTCCGATCCTGCTTCGGGTGCAACGGTGCTGGTGCCGGGGAGTAACCGCTTGACGGGCAGACCACCACTCGACCCAGATACAGGTAGGGCACGCGGTGCTATCTCTATGAATGTCAATGCAGGAGATGCCTTCCTCTTTGAACAGCGTACATGGCACGGTATTGGACACAACTGGTCCAGTATGCCACGCAAAACCATTTTTATGGGCTATGCTTACCGTTGGGTCAAACCGATGGATTATATCACGATGCCTGATGAACTGGTTGCTAAGTGTAACCCAATTCAGAAGCAGTTGATTGGAGTCGTCAGTGATCCGCTCAGTTATTATCTACCGAAGGAACAAGACGTACCGCTGCGGGCATTACTCGATGGACAGGGTTAG